A region from the Triticum urartu cultivar G1812 chromosome 1, Tu2.1, whole genome shotgun sequence genome encodes:
- the LOC125528952 gene encoding zinc finger BED domain-containing protein RICESLEEPER 2-like has product MLKTTINFEKVFARYEEEDPLYTLDLMSEKAPGIPVDCDWENARKMAEFLGHFYELTLSVSATLHVTVNQFVMDIAEVNVVLEEWADSDDILCKIMAKKMQEKYDKYWGCWHEEVEKENDEGKGKGKGKKKEEENVNMFVFAAAVLDPRFKLSNFTKLAIEEMYGELNGGKAWETAKTFVHALFEEYKAKYAPSDASKHVGAPQSEPTQKREGRKLVSQINKKLRIGDGGETSMSKSELEKYLHEENEVNRDDFDTLKWWKNNVARFPILARMARDVLVVPVSMVASESAFSTSGRILNEFRTSLTPFMVQALVCTQDWLRGAITIDIEEDEEELLILEKELIEEFGSTNSFASKASSSKSVCKPSGAGSSCPPPSST; this is encoded by the exons ATGTTAAAAACTACAATCAACTTTGAGAAAGTGTTTGCAAGGTATGAGGAAGAAGATCCACTCTATACATTGGATTTAATGAGTGAGAAAGCTCCTGGTATTCCTGTTGATTGTGATTGGGAGAATGCTAGGAAAATGGCTGAATTTCTTGGACATTTTTATGAGCTAACTCTTAGTGTTTCCGCCACACTCCATGTGACCGTGAATCAATTTGTCATGGATATTGCTGAAGTTAATGTTGTGTTGGAAGAGTGGGCTGATAGTGATGATATTTTGTGCAAAATAATGGCCAAGAAAATGCAAGAAAAGTATGATAAGTATTGGGGATGTTGGCATGAGGAGGTGGAGAAGGAGAATGACGAGGGGAAGGGGAAagggaaaggaaagaagaaggaagaggagAATGTGAACATGTTTGTATTTGCTGCAGCTGTTCTTGATCCTAGATTCAAGCTATCAAATTTCACAAAACTAGCAATTGAAGAAATGTATGGTGAGTTAAATGGAGGCAAAGCTTGGGAAACGGCGAAAACATTTGTGCATGCTTTGTTTGAAGAGTACAAAGCTAAGTATGCACCAAGTGATGCAAGTAAGCATGTGGGTGCTCCACAATCTGAACCAACTCAAAAAAGGGAAGGAAGGAAATTGGTGTCTCAGATAAATAAAAAGTTGAGAATTGGTGATGGTGGTGAAACTAGCATGAGCAAATCTGAATTGGAGAAATACTTGCATGAAGAGAATGAAGTTAATAGGGATGATTTTGACACTCTAAAATGGTGGAAGAACAATGTTGCTAGATTCCCAATATTGGCAAGAATGGCCCGTGATGTGTTAGTTGTTCCGGTATCAATGGTTGCATCCGAGTCAGCATTTAGCACAAGTGGACGCATCCTAAATGAGTTTAGAACCTCACTTACACCATTCATGGTCCAAGCTCTTGTTTGTACCCAAGATTGGCTAAGGGGTGCTATTACTATCGACAttgaagaagatgaagaggaatTGTTAATCCTGGAAAAGG AATTAATTGAAGAGTTTGGTAGTACAAATTCATTTGCGTCGAAGGCAAGCAGTAGCAAGTCTGTTTGCAAGCCATCTGGGGCTGGGTCATCTTGCCCGCCTCCATCCTCTACTTAA